A window of the Bacteriovorax sp. PP10 genome harbors these coding sequences:
- the mazG gene encoding nucleoside triphosphate pyrophosphohydrolase: protein MNKSNFEKLKDVIAALRDPVDGCPWDLKQTHESLLKYLLEESYEFVEAVEEKDPKKMEEEIGDVLMQVLLHAQLASEKNQFDIESVSKVLTEKLVRRHPHVFENKNTAITADQVVLNWEKIKAEEKLREAGEATHHRIKKSVLNAPSLLAATKIGKKTNDLKFDWDDYTQVAYKVEEEWQELKEELTPHRPINRDAVFEEMGDLLFSIAQLARHLDMDADAALHAANKKFLRRFHSMEDLMEKSGKRLESMNQEQMDVYWNQAKVHEKASK from the coding sequence ATGAATAAAAGTAATTTCGAAAAACTAAAAGACGTAATCGCTGCTCTAAGAGATCCAGTCGATGGCTGTCCTTGGGATTTGAAACAAACTCACGAAAGTCTTCTTAAATATCTTCTGGAAGAATCATACGAATTTGTTGAAGCCGTTGAAGAAAAAGATCCAAAGAAAATGGAAGAGGAAATTGGCGATGTTTTAATGCAAGTATTATTGCATGCGCAACTGGCCTCTGAGAAAAATCAATTTGATATTGAATCTGTTTCAAAAGTTTTAACTGAAAAACTTGTTCGCCGTCACCCACATGTTTTTGAAAACAAAAATACTGCAATAACAGCTGATCAGGTTGTACTTAACTGGGAAAAGATTAAGGCTGAAGAAAAACTACGCGAAGCTGGCGAGGCGACTCACCATAGAATTAAGAAATCCGTTTTAAATGCTCCTTCTCTTCTTGCAGCGACAAAGATTGGTAAGAAAACGAACGATTTAAAATTTGATTGGGATGACTACACTCAGGTTGCTTACAAAGTTGAAGAAGAGTGGCAGGAACTTAAAGAAGAATTAACTCCTCATAGACCAATTAATCGCGATGCTGTGTTTGAAGAGATGGGAGACTTATTGTTTTCTATCGCTCAACTTGCTCGTCACCTTGATATGGACGCTGATGCTGCCCTTCACGCTGCCAATAAAAAATTCCTAAGACGCTTTCATTCAATGGAAGACCTAATGGAAAAAAGTGGTAAACGACTTGAGAGCATGAATCAAGAGCAGATGGATGTTTACTGGAACCAAGCTAAGGTACATGAAAAAGCTAGCAAGTAA